The DNA sequence CTATCCCTATATTTTTACATAATAATACAACTGTTAAATTATTTTTTCTATTTTCTTCATAAAGAGGTTCTACTAAAAAAACCACATTTTTATCTTCTATTTTTCCAAAAACAAATTTTCCATATAAATTTTTTTTGGAAAAAATTGGAATTTCTTCATAAGAAATGCATATAGGATTTTCTATTTCTTCTATTAATTTATCGAATTGACTTCCTAATAATAAAAATCCAAAATCAGGTTTTTCTTTGATTTTGTTTTGTATGTATTGTTTTGATTTTTCTAAAGTCATAGTCATTGAAAACATAATAAAATTCAAGTTTTAATAATCGAATTATACGAACAGAATATCCCAAAAAAGGAAAAGATAAAGGTAAATTATTTCATTATTTATTGATTTTTTTATTTTTTGTTTCATTTTTATTTATTGTATGATATTTACTTCTTTTGATAAAGAAATCCCAAACTTTTTTTTTATGTTTTTCGTTATTTTTTCTGAAAAAGAATAAATCTCCATTCCAGTAGCTTTTCCGTAGTTTACTAAAATAATAGGTTTTTTTTTATATATTCCTACATTTCCAATTTTTTTTTCTTTCCATCCTATATTTTCAATTAATGAATTAGCAGATATTTTAATTTTATGATTATATATGCTATAACCTATAATAGTGGGATATTGATGTTTTAATTTTTTAAAATATAATTCCTCTACTATAGGATTAATAAAAAAACTACCAGCATTTCCAATTTTTTTTGGATTTGGAAGTTTTTTTTTTCTAATATTAAAAATCGCATGATTTAAATCGTTAAGAGTAGGTTTTTTAATATTCATATTTTCTAATTCTTTTTGAATCTCTACATAAGATGTATTTAATTGTTTATATTTTTTTCTCAAAAGAAAAAAGACAGATAAAATCAAAAATTTATTTCTATAAAGAGGGTGTTTAAAGAAAGAATAACGATATTGTAATTTACATTCTTCACGTGTAAATTCTATGATTTTTCTATTATCGATTTCATATGCTTGTACTTTTATCAAAGTATCTTTTATTTCTGTTCCATATGCTCCAATGTTTTGAATAGGAGCAGCTCCAACTGTACCAGGAATAAATGATAAGTTTTCTAGTCCACTAAATCCTTTTTTTATCGTCCAGTTTACAAATTCATTCCAATTTTCTCCAGCAAAAGCTTGAACAATGACTTTAGAATGATTTTCTTTGATAATTTTCTTTCCTTTTATTCCCATTTTCATGACTAATCCTGGATAATAATTTTTTAAAAAAAGAACATTACTTCCATTTCCTAAAAAAAGTTTTGAAATGTATGAATATATATCAAAAATTTTTAGAATTTCTTCTATACTTTTTATTTCTACAAAATAACGAGCATAAACATCTACTCCAAATGTATTAAATTTTTTTAGAGAAAAGTTTTTTTTAATGAACATGTAAAAAAATATTTCATAAATACATAAATACAATTTTGTACGTAAACATTGTATGATTAAATTTATCCATATAAAAAGTAAAATAAAAAATTGTTATTCTTTATGAAAAAAGGAGGAAGTTTTTTTTGGGGTGTTTTTTTAGGTACCATGGCCGGATTAATAGTAGGAATGATATTATCTCCAAAAAAAGAAGAAAAAATAAAAAATATATTAGAAAAAAAAACAGAAGAATTGAGAAATAATTTACAGGACATTGGTAAAAAAATTGGAAAAAAAGTGCATAAAATTAAATCAGACTTCGAAACTAAGTGGAAGAAGAAAAAAATAGAAAAAATGGATCAAGTAGAAGATGAATTAGGAACTTAGAATTAGAAAAAAAAACTGAATAAGTTAGTTATTTATTGATGTGTTTATGTTCATTTTTATTAAAAATTTTATCCATAAAAAATGGTGTGTTTTTAGAAATGAAATCATTCAAACATTGATTTCCATCATGACAGAAATTTTTTTGAATTTCTTATTATTGATATTTTTTATTATGATTTTTTTTTTCGTAAGTCTTTCTTTATGTTTTTTTCTTTCTTTTTATGTTGGAAATTATGTAATTGGATTTGGAATTTTAACTTTTTCATATTTATTAATTTTTATTATTACATTTTTTTTTGGAAAAAAAATTTCACGATTTTTTATCAAAAGCTTATTAAATAAATATTTTATTAAATTTTTTGATAATAAAAAATGATAAATATATTTTAATGAAAAAATTAGAAATTGTTTATGGAGTCCATCCATTGATAGAAGCGATTATAGCTAAAAAAAATATTAAAGAACTTTTCTTTCAAAGAGGATTGAGACAAACATCAAATGCTTATAAAAAATTAATAAATCTTTCTAAAAAAGAACATATACCAATTCAATCTGTTTCAAAAAAAAATTTTTTTCAATTGAAAAATAAAAATCATCAAGGAGTTTTTGCATTTCTTTCTCCTATAGAAACTTATCACATAAAAGATTTACTTCCTATATTTTATGAAAAAGGAAAAAATCCACTTTTGATCATTCTAGATCGAATTACAGATGTAAGAAATTTTGGATCAATTGTACGAACTTCTGTCTGCGCAGGAGCAGATGCTATCATTATTCCAAAAAAAGATACATCCATGATCGGATCTGATGCTATAAAAACTTCTTCAGGTGCTTTATTTAAAATTCCAATATGCAAAGAAAAAAATCTATTGAATACAATAGAATTTTTAAATAACTCTGGATTGAAAATTGTTTCTGCTACAGAAAAATCCAATATATATTGGTATAATATTGATTTTTCAGGTCCAATAGTTTTAATTCTAGGAAATGAAGAAAAAGGAATTTCTTCCAAATATTTAAAAGTTTCTTACGAAAAAGCAAAAATTCCATCCATAAAAGGAATTTCATCTTTAAACGTATCTGTCGCTTGTGGTGTAATTTTATATGAAATTTTTAGACAAAGAAAATATCAATCTAAAACTCACTTTTAAATTGTTTTAAAAAACGAACATCATTATCAAAATAAATTCTAATATCTTTTATTTGATAAATTATTAGGGCTAAACGTTCAATTCCCAATCCAAAAGCAAATCCAGAATAAATTTCTGAATCAATATTTACGTTCTTAAAAACTTTTGGATCTATCATTCCACAACCCATAATTTCTATCCATTCATTGTTACAATAGATATCTACTTCAGCACTAGGCTCTGTGAACGGAAAATAAGAAGGACGAAATCTCATCTTTGCTTCTCCAAAAAGAGAAGTGATTAAATAATAAATCGTTTCTTTTAAATCAGAAAAAGATACTTTTTTGTCTATATAAAAACCTTCTGCTTGATGAAACATAAAATTGGAACGTGATGAAATAGTTTCATTTCTATATACTTTTCCGATAGATAATACACGAAAAGGCGGATCATGCTTTTTCATATATCGTATTTGCACAGAAGAAGTATGTGTGCGCAACAAAATATCTGGATTTTTACACAAAAAAAATGTATCCTGCATTTCTCTGGATGGATGAAAAATAGGAATATTTAAAGCAGTGAAATTATGCCAATCATCTTCTATTTCAGGACCATCTACATAAGTAAATCCAATTTTTGTAGAAATATCTATGATTCTATTTTTTAGAATAGATAAGGGATGTCTAGATCCAATTTCAATGGATTTTCCAGGAATAGTCGGATCAAATTTTAGTTCTTTATCATTTTTTATTTCATTTTTAGAGCGAAAAATATTTATTTTATTTTGAACTTCTTTTTTTAATTCATTAATAATTTTTCCATAAATTATTTTTTTATGAATAGAAATCTTTTTTAATTCTTTAAATAGAATTGTTATAATTCCTTTTTTTTTACCTAAAAATTTAATTCTAAATGTTTCTAAATCATCAGATGTTTTAATATGAAAACATTGGATGTCTTTCTTAAGTTCTTCTATTTTTTTATCCATATTTCTTTATTCAAGAATATTTTCTTCATTCATATAACGAATGATAGCTTTTTTAATTAAAAATAATTGTTCTTTTGGATTAAAAGGAATCTTATTTTTCAATATATAATGAGGCCATCCTTCTTTATCTTTTCCAATAAAAAAATAATACCCAAAAGGTTCTAATATTCTACATATTGCAATATGTAGAATATTGATTTTATCTTCTTTATTGAAGAATCTATTTTTTCCTTTTCCTAATTCTTGAATTCCTATTAGATAAACAATTCCAATTATATCAATTTTTCCTTCTATAGAAAAATTATTTTGTATATATGATACGACTTTATTCCAATTGATATGAAATTGTTGCATAAATTTTATATATTAAAAAATAGTGATGTTAGACATAATTATTATAATTCTAGTTTTATATGGTGGATATCATGGATATCAAAAAGGATTGATTTCTCAATTTTTCATTTTTATGATATTTTTCATGTTAATTTTCAAAGGATTTTATGTTTTTGATTTTGTAAAAAAAATATTAATGGAAATTAATATAGCAAACAAAAAATCCTATATTTTTATAATATACTCTATTATAATTTCTATTTTATCTATTATTTTTATATCTTTTATAACTAAAAAAATCATAGAATTTATAATAACCATCACATGGATGAACCCTATAAATAGATTGGGAGGTGGAATATTAGGCATGATTAAATATTTTTTTTTTATTTCAATATGTATCCTTTTTTTAAAAGAAGCAAATAAAAAAATAAATCTTTTTCCTTATCATTTTTTACAAAATTCTTTTGAAAAAGAATTTCAATTTTTTTTCTATCAAAAAGAATCAATTTTTTCAAAATTAAAAAAATTATATTTTTATGAATTTTAAAAAAAAGATTTTTTCTATATCAGGAAAAAAAGAGTTTGAAAAATTGGCATGGGATATATTTCATTATCAAATAAGATGTAACAAAATTTATAAAAATTATCTTAAATTATTAGATATAAACCCATTGAAAATAAAAAATATATATAAAATTCCTTTTTTACCTATTTCTTTTTTTAAAACACATCGTATTTTAAGTAGTAAGAAAACGGATTATTTCGAAACTATTTTTACCAGCAGTGGAACTACTGGAATAAAAAGTAAACATTATGTAAAAAATTTGAGCATTTATATTGATAGTATTAGAAATAGCTTTGAATTTTTTTATGGTCCCATAGATAAATTTAAGTTTTTAGGATTTTTTCCTATAGATCGAAAAGATTCTTCTTTGATTTACATGGTAAAATATTTAATACAAAAAACCCATAAAAATGGAAGTCAATTTTTTTCTTACGCTTCTTATAAGAAAGATAGTCCCTCATTTTATAAGAAAAATGATAAAAATATTTTCATTTTTGGACTAAGTTTTTCTTTATTGGATTTTGTAGAAAAATATAATCATTTAAAACAAAATAAATGTGAAAATAAAGTCATCATTATGGAAACAGGAGGAATGAAAGGAAAAAGAAAAGAAATCATTAGAGAAGAATTACACGATATTTTAAAAAAATTTTTTTTTGTAAAGGAAATTCATTCGGAATATGGAATGACAGAACTGCTTTCTCAAGCATATGCAAAAAAAAATGGTAGATTTCAATGTCCTCCTTGGATGAAAGTATTTATAAGAGACCCCGAAGATCCCTTGATACATGTAAAAAACAATCAAATAGGAGGAATTGATATTATCGATTTATCGAATTATTTATCTTGTCCTTTTCTTTCTACTGAAGATTTGGGAAAAAAGATTAATGATAATGAATTCGAAGTCTTAGGAAGAATGGATTTTTCGGATATACGAGGATGTAATTTAATGAATCCACCACCTATTATTTATTGAGTTTTCATAAAGCTAAAAATGATGCATCTTTTTTGAATGAAATATTGGATAATGCATCATGATATAATAGAATGATTTCTTCTACTCTTTCCGTAATTTTTTTTGATTGTAAAAGAATATCTAACATCAAGAAAGTATTTTTTGTTCCATATTTATTACGAATAATTCCCATAACCTGTTGATTCATTTGTTCCTCAATTTTTTTCAAAATTTTATTTTTTATAGTATAAGAAGATTGAATTTTTTTATAGTTTTTATCTATTGTTATTTTTTTTATAATGTTAAAATATTCAATCATAAAATGTTCAAGTATTCGTAAATTTTTTTTTTGTTGATATTTTAAAGGTTTATGACTATTGATTACATGAAACAATGTATGATTTGTAATAATATCGGAAGATTCAATAATTTCTTTAGTTTTGTTATATATATGAAGATAAAGGATTCCAGCAGTTGGTTCTTGATTCTTTGTTTTTCTAATCACTTTAATTAAAGAGTTATGTATTTTCGTAAAATTTTCTTTTACTTTTAGAAAATTATTTCTACTCTCTTGAAGAGTTTTTAAATTTTCTTGAGTTATTCCTTCTATACTATTTTTGTAAATATTTTCAATATATTCAAGGATCGGGTTTAAAATTTCTAAGGTTTTGTTTAAAGTGAGATCTAAAGTTAAATTCACTATTCCAAAAAACGGTTTTTCTTTTATTTTTTGATCTTGTTTCTTAGAAGTTTTATAACTTCTGTAAATAAGAAATAAAATTAAAAAAATAAGAAAGGATAGAGCCCATTTTTTCAAAAAGTATAAAAAATAAGCCGTAATCCCTGCCATACTAAAAGCCATTAATCCTGTTAAAAACCATCCTCTTATGACTTTTAAAACTCCTGAAACTCTATAAACAGCACTTTCTCTATCCCATGCTCTATCTGAAAGAGAAGTTCCCATAGATACCATAAAAGTAACAAAAGTAGTAGATAATGGAAGTTTTTGAACTGTAGCTAGAGATATCAATATACTGGATATAGTTAAATTAGAAGAAGCTCTAATCAAATCAAAGGCTATATTTTCTTCTTTATGTATTTTTTTTTGTTTAAAGTTTTTTTCTATTTTAACTAGAAGTCTTTTAGGAAATAATTTAAAAAAATGATTTCCTAAATATAAAAAAAATCGGACAATACCTCTAGAAAAAGAATTGGATAAAAATCTTTCTGGTCCTTCATTTTGTCTACTTAAATTAATTTCTGTACTTGTAATATTTTTTGTTTTTTTGGAAAACCAAAGAGTGAGTATCATAATTATTCCTGAAAAAATTAAAACAGAAGATGGGACCTGAACATTTCCAGATAAACTTTTCATATTGAATTCTTCAGCAGGAGGACTACCAGACTCTTTCCATATATTATAAGATTGTATACTAGCTATAGGAATTCCGATAAAATTTACTAAATCATTTCCTGCAAAAGCCATAGCTAAAGAAAAAGTCCCATATAATACTACAAATTTTAATATATTATATCCTAAAGAAACAAATATTTTTGCGATAATAGTCCATGTTGAAAATAATATAAGTAAAAAAATAAAAAAATTTTTGTGAATCCATTTTATGAACTCTTGAATGAATAAGGAAAAACCTGTTAAATCTTCATCCACAAAACCCTGTAAAGTACTATGCAATCCTTTTATTATAAGAAAATAAGTCATACTACTCAATGAAATAGCACTCCATATTACTCCTACATATTTTAATCTACTTTCATATTCAAAACTAAATAAAGAACGAATAAAATAATGAATAAAAGCACCAGAAGTAAAAGAAATAATAATAGATAAAAAAATTCCTATACCAATAGTAAATGTTTTTTCAGCTTTAATATATAGAGTTAAGTGATGAAAAGGTTCATTATTAAATGGAGAAGTCATTTTTATCATGGCTATACTAAAAGCTGCACCTAATAAACAAAAAACCATAGATACTGTAGTAGAAGTGGGAAATCCTAAAGTATTAAAAATATCTAGTAAAATAACATCAGATATCATAACCGATAAAAAAATAAAAAGAATATCTGAAAAATAAAAATAAGAAGGGTCAAAAACGCCTTTTCTTGCGACTTCCATCATTCCACTCGATAAAAAAGCTCCTAATAAAATTCCTAAACTAGCAAAGATCATAATAGTTCTACGAGAAGCTACTTTAGATCCAATAGCAGAATTTAGAAAATTAACGGCATCATTAATTAAACCAACAATAAGATCAAATATAGATAAGAAAAAAAGAACCACTATAATTGAGGAATAAAAAAGTTTCATAATAATAGGTATTTATTATTGAATTCACAAAAAAAGTATATTATTCAGGTTTTTTTTTATAATAAATAGTGAGTAATTTTTATGATTTTACAATTTTTTTAAAGATTCTTTAATAAGATTTTCTACAGAAAATTCTGGATTTTCATATAAAATATTATCCAAAACTTTTTCAGACTTTTTAGGAGAAAATCCAAGTACATTTAAAGCACTTAAAGCTTCTTTTTTTATTAAAAAAGGACTATTTTCCAATAGTTTTATATTTTTTTCTTTTTTATGAAAAATTCCTTTAATAATTTTATCTTTTAGTTCTATAACAATCCTTTTAGCTATTTTTGTTCCAATTCCTTTAACTTGGTTAAATACTTTTATATCTTCTTTAGATATAGATTTTTCTATTTCATATGGAGTAAGAGAAGATAATAACATGATAGCAGAACTGGGTCCTATTCCATTTACAGAGATCAAATGAGAGAATATTTTTCTTTCTTTTTTATCAAAAAAACCGTATAAAACATATTCTTTATCTTTGATAAACAGATAAATATATACGCAAATATCTTTTCCTTCTTTTTCTATTGATAAAGAAGAATAGGTATATGAGGATATATGAATATGAAACCCGATTCCATGACAATCTATGATCAAATAAGATTTATTTTTTTCTACTAATTTCCCTCTTAAATGTGTTATCACGATATTATATATATATGATCAATTCTATTCAATAGATAATAAATTTTAAAAGCTATTTTTTTCTAAAAAAAATTTGTATAGGTACTCCTATAAAATCAAAATGAGAACGAATTTTATTTTCAACAAATCTTTTATAAGATTCTTTTATGTATTGAGGAAAATTCGAAAAAAAAATGAATTTTGGCGAATATGAAGGCAATTGAATACAATATTTTATAGTTATGAACTTATTTTTTTTCTTAGGAATAGGGGGGTTTTTTTCTAAAATTGGTAACATAATTTTATTTAAAATGTTCGTTTTTAATCTATTATTACGGTATCTTAAAACTTGATAAGCCATGGGAAGAATATTGTGCATTCCATCTTTATTTTTAGCGGATATAAAAAAAATAGGAACATTATAAAACGGATAAATCTTTTTTCTAATAAAAAATTCGTAATCTTTTTGTGTAGAAATATTTTTATCATGAAATAAATCCCATTTGTTTACAAGAATTATAATTCCTTTATGATTTTTTTTTAAAAATTGAAAAATATTCATATCCTGTTTTTCCCATCCACGATCTGCATCTATCATTAAAAAACAAATATCCGCATATTCTATTGTTTTAAACGTTCTTACGGTAGAATAAAATTCAATATTATCTATGATTTTGGATTTTTTTCTTACTCCAGGTGTATCTATTAAAATACATTTATATTTTTTTTTGTAGAATACGTCTAGACTATCTCTGGTTGTTCCCGAAATATTTGTCACAATGTGATGGTTTTTATTTAGAAAAGAGTTAATCAAAGTTGATTTTCCTACATTAGGACGTCCTACTATTGAAAAACGAGGAATCAATTCGTTTTTCAATAATTTTTCTTTTTTTTTCAATAATTCCTGTTTGAATATTTCTATTAATTTATCTAGTAATTCTCCCGTCCCACTTCCATTTATAGCTGATATATAATAATATCTTTCAAATCCTAAACGGAAAAAATCTGTATCAGAATTTATAATAGAATTACCGTTATCAACTTTATTCACAACTAATAAAATGATTTTTTTACATTTTCTTAAGATTTTAGAAATTTCTCTATCTGCATCTAATATTCCTATTTTTATATCTATTAAAAATAAAATAACATCGGATTCTTCGATCGCTACGAAAATTTGGTTTTTTACTTCTTTTTCAAGTATATCATTTGTTAAAATAGAAAAACCTCCCGTATCTATTATAGAAAACTGGACCCCA is a window from the Blattabacterium cuenoti STAT genome containing:
- the rlmB gene encoding 23S rRNA (guanosine(2251)-2'-O)-methyltransferase RlmB produces the protein MKKLEIVYGVHPLIEAIIAKKNIKELFFQRGLRQTSNAYKKLINLSKKEHIPIQSVSKKNFFQLKNKNHQGVFAFLSPIETYHIKDLLPIFYEKGKNPLLIILDRITDVRNFGSIVRTSVCAGADAIIIPKKDTSMIGSDAIKTSSGALFKIPICKEKNLLNTIEFLNNSGLKIVSATEKSNIYWYNIDFSGPIVLILGNEEKGISSKYLKVSYEKAKIPSIKGISSLNVSVACGVILYEIFRQRKYQSKTHF
- the murB gene encoding UDP-N-acetylmuramate dehydrogenase, which translates into the protein MFIKKNFSLKKFNTFGVDVYARYFVEIKSIEEILKIFDIYSYISKLFLGNGSNVLFLKNYYPGLVMKMGIKGKKIIKENHSKVIVQAFAGENWNEFVNWTIKKGFSGLENLSFIPGTVGAAPIQNIGAYGTEIKDTLIKVQAYEIDNRKIIEFTREECKLQYRYSFFKHPLYRNKFLILSVFFLLRKKYKQLNTSYVEIQKELENMNIKKPTLNDLNHAIFNIRKKKLPNPKKIGNAGSFFINPIVEELYFKKLKHQYPTIIGYSIYNHKIKISANSLIENIGWKEKKIGNVGIYKKKPIILVNYGKATGMEIYSFSEKITKNIKKKFGISLSKEVNIIQ
- a CDS encoding YtxH domain-containing protein, translated to MKKGGSFFWGVFLGTMAGLIVGMILSPKKEEKIKNILEKKTEELRNNLQDIGKKIGKKVHKIKSDFETKWKKKKIEKMDQVEDELGT
- the der gene encoding ribosome biogenesis GTPase Der; this encodes MNYIVSIIGRPNVGKSTLFNRLVGRRKAVVHVTSGVTRDRIYGDSEWNGVQFSIIDTGGFSILTNDILEKEVKNQIFVAIEESDVILFLIDIKIGILDADREISKILRKCKKIILLVVNKVDNGNSIINSDTDFFRLGFERYYYISAINGSGTGELLDKLIEIFKQELLKKKEKLLKNELIPRFSIVGRPNVGKSTLINSFLNKNHHIVTNISGTTRDSLDVFYKKKYKCILIDTPGVRKKSKIIDNIEFYSTVRTFKTIEYADICFLMIDADRGWEKQDMNIFQFLKKNHKGIIILVNKWDLFHDKNISTQKDYEFFIRKKIYPFYNVPIFFISAKNKDGMHNILPMAYQVLRYRNNRLKTNILNKIMLPILEKNPPIPKKKNKFITIKYCIQLPSYSPKFIFFSNFPQYIKESYKRFVENKIRSHFDFIGVPIQIFFRKK
- a CDS encoding inorganic phosphate transporter, translating into MKLFYSSIIVVLFFLSIFDLIVGLINDAVNFLNSAIGSKVASRRTIMIFASLGILLGAFLSSGMMEVARKGVFDPSYFYFSDILFIFLSVMISDVILLDIFNTLGFPTSTTVSMVFCLLGAAFSIAMIKMTSPFNNEPFHHLTLYIKAEKTFTIGIGIFLSIIISFTSGAFIHYFIRSLFSFEYESRLKYVGVIWSAISLSSMTYFLIIKGLHSTLQGFVDEDLTGFSLFIQEFIKWIHKNFFIFLLILFSTWTIIAKIFVSLGYNILKFVVLYGTFSLAMAFAGNDLVNFIGIPIASIQSYNIWKESGSPPAEEFNMKSLSGNVQVPSSVLIFSGIIMILTLWFSKKTKNITSTEINLSRQNEGPERFLSNSFSRGIVRFFLYLGNHFFKLFPKRLLVKIEKNFKQKKIHKEENIAFDLIRASSNLTISSILISLATVQKLPLSTTFVTFMVSMGTSLSDRAWDRESAVYRVSGVLKVIRGWFLTGLMAFSMAGITAYFLYFLKKWALSFLIFLILFLIYRSYKTSKKQDQKIKEKPFFGIVNLTLDLTLNKTLEILNPILEYIENIYKNSIEGITQENLKTLQESRNNFLKVKENFTKIHNSLIKVIRKTKNQEPTAGILYLHIYNKTKEIIESSDIITNHTLFHVINSHKPLKYQQKKNLRILEHFMIEYFNIIKKITIDKNYKKIQSSYTIKNKILKKIEEQMNQQVMGIIRNKYGTKNTFLMLDILLQSKKITERVEEIILLYHDALSNISFKKDASFLAL
- a CDS encoding LuxE/PaaK family acyltransferase, whose amino-acid sequence is MNFKKKIFSISGKKEFEKLAWDIFHYQIRCNKIYKNYLKLLDINPLKIKNIYKIPFLPISFFKTHRILSSKKTDYFETIFTSSGTTGIKSKHYVKNLSIYIDSIRNSFEFFYGPIDKFKFLGFFPIDRKDSSLIYMVKYLIQKTHKNGSQFFSYASYKKDSPSFYKKNDKNIFIFGLSFSLLDFVEKYNHLKQNKCENKVIIMETGGMKGKRKEIIREELHDILKKFFFVKEIHSEYGMTELLSQAYAKKNGRFQCPPWMKVFIRDPEDPLIHVKNNQIGGIDIIDLSNYLSCPFLSTEDLGKKINDNEFEVLGRMDFSDIRGCNLMNPPPIIY
- the ruvA gene encoding Holliday junction branch migration protein RuvA, producing MITHLRGKLVEKNKSYLIIDCHGIGFHIHISSYTYSSLSIEKEGKDICVYIYLFIKDKEYVLYGFFDKKERKIFSHLISVNGIGPSSAIMLLSSLTPYEIEKSISKEDIKVFNQVKGIGTKIAKRIVIELKDKIIKGIFHKKEKNIKLLENSPFLIKKEALSALNVLGFSPKKSEKVLDNILYENPEFSVENLIKESLKKL
- the pheS gene encoding phenylalanine--tRNA ligase subunit alpha, with amino-acid sequence MDKKIEELKKDIQCFHIKTSDDLETFRIKFLGKKKGIITILFKELKKISIHKKIIYGKIINELKKEVQNKINIFRSKNEIKNDKELKFDPTIPGKSIEIGSRHPLSILKNRIIDISTKIGFTYVDGPEIEDDWHNFTALNIPIFHPSREMQDTFFLCKNPDILLRTHTSSVQIRYMKKHDPPFRVLSIGKVYRNETISSRSNFMFHQAEGFYIDKKVSFSDLKETIYYLITSLFGEAKMRFRPSYFPFTEPSAEVDIYCNNEWIEIMGCGMIDPKVFKNVNIDSEIYSGFAFGLGIERLALIIYQIKDIRIYFDNDVRFLKQFKSEF
- a CDS encoding CvpA family protein encodes the protein MLDIIIIILVLYGGYHGYQKGLISQFFIFMIFFMLIFKGFYVFDFVKKILMEINIANKKSYIFIIYSIIISILSIIFISFITKKIIEFIITITWMNPINRLGGGILGMIKYFFFISICILFLKEANKKINLFPYHFLQNSFEKEFQFFFYQKESIFSKLKKLYFYEF